Proteins encoded in a region of the Antedon mediterranea chromosome 2, ecAntMedi1.1, whole genome shotgun sequence genome:
- the LOC140039806 gene encoding uncharacterized protein has protein sequence MSGAANKWRIFFNFFTKAETPNGYATFIDSWWDTARYVQRTPHFGVTQLHRNLDPNALYKFVNYAGFDSDDFAGFKPPAGEWLEQMKKTSVGDAIIALPGGFREIGTMDGQEWAPALAKSNDSVFLISNFKMDDETDARKKDFEENWKEASGAQFIADNAPKSIGVGNVGVYRRFTPRKTFAYVLRAELTDVGDDLTNTWDLVKNVRDNSSPELFTEVNTSLYKIMPETILFHADNKFPAPK, from the exons ATGTCTGGAGCTGCAAATAAATGGCggatttttttcaatttctttacaaaaGCCGAGACACCGAATGGCTATGCAACCTTTATTGATTCTTGGTGGGACACGGCTCGCTACGTCCAGCGTACACCTCATTTTGGTGTGACTCAGTTGCACAGAAATCTGGATCCAAACg CTCTGTATAAGTTTGTTAATTATGCCGGATTTGATAGTGATGATTTTGCTGGATTTAAGCCTCCAGCAGGAGAGTGGTTGGAACAGATGAAGAAGACTAGTGTTGGAGATGCCATTATAGCTTTACCAG gtGGTTTTCGAGAGATTGGAACCATGGACGGCCAGGAGTGGGCTCCAGCTCTTGCTAAAAGTAATGACTCGGTGTTTTTGATATCAAATTTTAAG ATGGATGATGAAACAGACGCAAGAAAGAAGGATTTTGAAGAAAACTGGAAAGAAGCTTCTGGTGCCCAGTTCATCGCTGACAACGCACCAAAATCCATAGGCGTCGGAAACGTTGGCGTGTACAGACGATTCACGCCACGTAAAACATTTGCCTACGTCCTCCGTGCCGAACTTACAGACGTAGGTGATGACCTAACCAATACTTGGGACTTAGTTAAAAATGTTCGCGATAATAGCAGCCCAGAACTGTTCACTGAAGTAAATACATCATTGTACAAGATCATGCCTGAAACAATCTTGTTTCATGCCGATAACAAGTTCCCAGCGCCGAAATAA
- the LOC140039807 gene encoding uncharacterized protein: MAGVANKWRILFNFFTKAEAPTGYATFLDSWWDTARYVQGMPSFGVTQLHVNLEPQALYKFVNYAGFDSDDFAGFKPPAGEWLEHIKKTSGGNTIEAMPGGFREIGTMDGQEWAPALAKSNESVFLISNFKMDDETDARKKDFEENWKEASGAQFITDNAPKSIGVGNIGVYRRFTPRNTFTYVLRAELTGVGDDLTEAWNLVKKFRDKISPELFTEVNTSLYKIMPETILFHADNKFPAPK, from the exons ATGGCAGGGGTTGCAAATAAATGGAGAATATTGttcaatttctttacaaaaGCCGAGGCACCGACTGGCTATGCTACATTTTTAGATTCCTGGTGGGACACGGCCAGATACGTGCAGGGTATGCCTAGCTTTGGTGTGACCCAGTTACATGTAAACCTGGAACCGCAAG CTCTATATAAGTTTGTTAACTATGCTGGATTTGACAGCGATGATTTTGCTGGATTTAAGCCTCCAGCAGGAGAGTGGTTGGAACACATAAAGAAAACTAGTGGTGGAAATACTATTGAAGCTATGCCAG gTGGTTTTCGAGAGATTGGAACGATGGACGGCCAGGAGTGGGCTCCAGCTCTTGCTAAAAGTAATGAGTCGGTATTTTTGATATCCAATTTCAAG ATGGATGATGAAACGGATGCAAGAAAGAAGGATTTTGAAGAAAACTGGAAAGAAGCTTCTGGTGCCCAGTTCATCACTGACAACGCACCAAAATCCATAGGCGTCGGAAACATTGGCGTGTACAGACGATTCACGCCACGTAACACATTTACATACGTACTCCGTGCCGAACTTACAGGCGTGGGCGATGACCTTACAGAGGCTTGGAACTTAGTTAAAAAATTTCGCGATAAAATCAGCCCAGAACTGTTCACTGAAGTAAATACATCATTGTACAAGATCATGCCTGAAACAATCTTGTTTCATGCCGATAACAAGTTCCCAGCgcctaaataa